Within the bacterium genome, the region CTACCGCGGCGACGCGGCCGTACTGGCGAGCCTGCCCACGGGCGCGCCGGCCTGCCCGGTCTACGACGGAACGGCGACGACCACGGGATCGATCCTCTCCGGCGCGCCGGGCGCGGGGAACGCCGAGTGGTATCTCGTCGCCGGCTACAACGCGCAGGGCGAAGGCTCGCTCGGGCGCGGCGCCTCGACGGCGCGCGCGATCCACGACGCGGCTTCGTGCCCTTGAGGCGCGCCGTAGACGAAGCAAGGACGGTGGCGATCACCGGGGCGGCGGGGAACCTGGGAAGTCTGCCGGCTCGTCGCCTCGCGACGCGCGACTGTCGGCTGCGGCCGATGTTCCATCCGCGTCCGCCGAGGTCGCGACGGCGCCCCGCGAGGGGCACGGCTTCGAAATAGTGATGGCGAGATCGAGCCCTTCAATTCCGGATCTAGTTGAGAAAAGTAACGCTCGGCGTTACTTTCGTCGTGTGGATCCGTGAATAAGGCCGTGAACATCGCCGCCTACATCGACGATCTCGCCGCCGCGGGGCGCTACCACTTCACGACCGAGGAGGCCGCGGCCGCTTCGGGTTCGTCGTGCGTCGCCGTGCGCGCGGCTCTTCGTCGGCTTCGCGCGGCGGGACGCGTCGCGGCGCCTTTTCGGGGCTTCCACGTCGTCGTCCCGCCGGAGTACCGCGCGCTCGGATGCCTGCCGGCGGAGCAGTTCGTGCCCCAACTCATGGCGCACCTCGGCCTGACCTACTACGCCGGCCTTCTTTCCGCAGCGAGCCTGTACGGCGCGGCGCACCAGGCGGCGATGGTCTTCCAGACGGTGGTGGCGACGAGCCGCGCGGAGATTCGCTGCGGCCGCGTGCGCGTCGAGTTCGTGGCGCGCGGCAACGTCGGCGAAGTTCCCACCGTGCAG harbors:
- a CDS encoding type IV toxin-antitoxin system AbiEi family antitoxin, with amino-acid sequence MNKAVNIAAYIDDLAAAGRYHFTTEEAAAASGSSCVAVRAALRRLRAAGRVAAPFRGFHVVVPPEYRALGCLPAEQFVPQLMAHLGLTYYAGLLSAASLYGAAHQAAMVFQTVVATSRAEIRCGRVRVEFVARGNVGEVPTVQRNTLRGVLQVATPEATAFDLVGYSSRAGGLSNVATVLADLAERLDAGKLLAEAEHAPLPWSQRLGYLLERAGAAGVAAPLAERVASLAKEYAPLRPGRTVVGAARDRRWRLLVNEAVEPES